From Andrena cerasifolii isolate SP2316 chromosome 12, iyAndCera1_principal, whole genome shotgun sequence, a single genomic window includes:
- the Ash1 gene encoding histone-lysine N-methyltransferase ash1 isoform X2 produces MSGDSGWSAVIHHPSELELQNWNWEENDGEQERELPSTVDMDAIKGGGSWDPTTEPNDSVDSEEDSDSDSSGGTEGSCSYSDSNSDSDDESSGGEEEEEGEEEEEEEEDTGSNSDCTSEHSEQTFSIQETNFESGALKLKITMKGPRKEDTEKVRCEKNRRNASKKSKANCEAKSSECSSDDSDSSEGRLPSQQQCQQTQQSQQQQQQQPQQQQLQQQQPQQQQQQQQPHQPLQEINQEDLAAILPDQEHEDAPFDGFEDSESGRLVSKAIERMSLGADSDTSENGDQNPVPVYSSTLLQQFVEKTALLSEPRKRRSKLGKKLNDSEYPCVSNVSPDSGIQSVDNSPLHLAISPVSPAAPTQSPVQTVVSKPAVNVDRVLYPPKRKPGRPAKTVSTQPRGPGRPRLKPDIAEKIEKIEKIDKAEKFEKSERNDRKEAASSLPQQKISKEESNKKGKAKTLQHRSVAARENKEGESESTKKLKDKPVCQKKRGCTASKQFSQGKMLGRRNNGNSPARVKCLNRTVTSSKYGKDVIRCDGKACRKMRKDKPVAGNKMTSALRRQKQSSCERTTNDRKTINSSKRSLKENRNHSGPVTKRSSPKKIVAPVTRRVLKENKNTKKTAITFETNGVGVQTLISLPVSEALKAEKVENVTNKCDKATQPIHNHCHKQHHHHHHHKHRRRLLLPPKNPIRIDPCVIQELEKLIDEFSKSCSLGRSNANAAYSELPQIFRVKKLTKKRKGDVTATDDQKLKRRSKKEKILSGTDSKSNTNANVNSNSNEQRLPLKKRHYHVSSPHSSQSSNGSCTDATINETNSTESHIEEAIEATITRYGGGSGSLGINVGVDGSGGCDKGEGDGDVDDDGDCDGDGDGDGDGDAEADGDGDGDDDGDGDADGAGGGRGSSASSSQEDAVPVTPKKRHRDSENAILGKSSAACCNLVEEKPLNQTEVQPRRKKKIVKDLRVTVTKLSAESHAGLEKAAKTDRVDKGDGKPEKPEKCASNSKNPKSHADKSGKVEKVAAEKLIKPDKNQTDKLEKSEVPLEHGRLDKYIKVDTGEFHVAESYDENEATNESKLTETNVGSNVPNPLNSAAVLVLAKKKMRRRKAINRTGFPTLKKKKKRSLNVSEPSTDPPKATLATDEAADDVEGHTSPKEGTEDLMMDSKTSVLRAEIGDTLPSEYIKHTNNNSIAENRVPSKTANLSLEPDAGNLAGQEKSSGRICSEERAESRPCQLRVRKDLVESENDNVSSNRFCPVKCERVQDSRIYDENAPLEESLEKYVSSQKRVAELNEEENTKRLERPGCQANIKTEHSGSFNGNQKKRRGSSSPCSLTPRNMKRLRSAGYDTENEALPNTDIVGSDHEARTHFNSTHTRKKQSRWKKRYLQGGALHDCEPKTRGGGGGDGGAGGRGGGSGGSTDNAPGRSKIGCEPNESASVAVLSTSYQCGKFLRQRKMSFQLPYDLWWLQTQSRLPSRESVPSWNYKKIRTNVYYDVKPTTLYEAQACECKPESGCGDDCINRMVFSECSPQLCPCGDKCENQKIQKHEWAPGLQKFMTEDKGWGVRTQQSIKSGVFILEYVGEVVSEREFKSRMATRYANDTHHYCLHLDGGLVIDGHRMGGDGRFVNHSCEPNCEMQKWSVHGLPRMALFASRDIRPGEELTYDYNFALFNPSEGQECRCGSSGCRGVIGGKSQRVTKTMVSVPSQLEPTERRSVGRPRKNVRKSNAVQSVNSKGICKSRKMGDSNLIHAPVLKPMSHQQRCFAQQHHCFLLRNLEKVRRVKSLVNQVQIQNGKSKFGSTACVVKEKGGAGDAKIQSDAFFSQLTALTNTNTRTVRTRRLAQAQDDPEVHRTAKLAKVLKDLYTIVATANDENGQLLCTPFITLPSKRKLPDYYEKIVDVIDLSTIDQCIGTGHYKAAEHFDHDMIRLFDNNVRFFGRTSEVGIAAARLRKLYLGSKPDFVDAITDATGCPPSQGFLPPRGSTAGEEDVIRCICGLHRDEGLMIQCERCLVWQHCDCVKADTSVESYLCERCQPRPVDLEIPLEGDEEEEGKKHYVTLMRGDLQLRQGDTVYVLRDTPEKHTYRTIQKPDYEQMDIFRIERLWKNTEGERFVFGHHYLRPHETYHEPTRKFYENEVVCAPLYEAVPCDLVAERCWVLDPHTYCKGRPVGSTPEHTYVCEYRVDRAARLFTKVARARHQVCTKPYAFETFPQRIKHYRTYLPHSLEGIQIASKMNKEKKKSNNQDVDSNHKSESCENVKTHTKDQQKPTGKGRRRSNEILSVATPASSYAQREEQRRRLNNILISLLQKMPNRKDPLDLSFLLERNRRNRKRPGGLNP; encoded by the exons ATGTCTGGTGATTCGGGATGGAGTGCCGTTATTCACCATCCTTCGGAATTAGAACTGCAGAATTGGAATTGGGAAGAAAACGATGGCGAGCAAGAAAGAGAACTCCCTTCGACTGTTGACATGGATGCCATAAAAGGTGGAGGTAGCTGGGATCCAACCACCGAACCTAATG ATTCGGTCGACTCCGAAGAAGATTCTGATTCCGATAGTTCCGGCGGCACGGAAGGTAGTTGTTCTTATTCGGATTCGAATTCAGACTCGGACGACGAGAGTAGCGGcggcgaagaagaagaggaaggagaagaagaagaagaggaggaggaggatacAGGTTCGAATTCAGATTGCACGTCCGAGCATAGCGAGCAAACGTTCTCCATTCAAGAGACAAATTTTGAATCG GGAGCGCTTAAACTAAAGATCACTATGAAAGGGCCGAGGAAAGAGGATACGGAAAAAGTCAGATGCGAGAAGAATAGGCGAAACGCATcgaaaaagagtaaagcaaaTTGCGAGGCGAAG TCATCCGAATGCAGCAGCGACGATTCAGACTCGTCGGAAGGTCGTTTACCTTCGCAACAGCAGTGTCAGCAAACTCAGCAGTctcaacaacaacagcagcagcagccgcagcagcagcaattacaacagcagcaaccacagcagcagcagcagcagcaacaaccaCATCAACCGCTTCAGGAAATCAATCAGGAAGATTTGGCGGCCATTTTACCGGATCAAGAGCACGAGGACGCACCGTTTGATGGATTTGAAGATTCAGAAAGCGGCCGATTAGTATCGAAAGCTATCGAACGAATGTCTCTGGGAGCCGATTCGGATACGAGCGAAAACGGTGACCAAAACCCAGTACCTGTGTATAGTTCGACTCTGTTGCAACAATTCGTCGAGAAGACGGCTCTGCTGTCGGAACCGCGGAAAAGACGGAGTAAATTAGGGAAGAAATTAAACGATTCGGAATATCCTTGCGTCTCAAATGTATCGCCGGACTCGGGAATTCAGTCGGTGGATAACAGTCCGCTACACTTGGCGATTAGCCCAGTAAGCCCGGCAGCTCCAACGCAGTCACCGGTGCAAACCGTAGTCTCGAAGCCAGCCGTAAACGTGGATCGTGTTCTGTATCCGCCAAAGCGAAAACCTGGTAGACCGGCCAAAACAGTATCGACACAGCCCCGCGGTCCAGGAAGGCCGAGACTAAAGCCAGACATCGCGGAGAAGATCGAGAAGATCGAGAAGATAGACAAGGCAGAGAAATTCGAAAAGAGCGAAAGAAACGATAGGAAGGAGGCAGCGTCGTCGTTGCCGCAGCAAAAGATCTCAAAGGAGGAGTCGAATAAGAAGGGTAAAGCAAAGACGTTGCAGCATAGATCGGTTGCGGCTCGAGAGAATAAAGAAGGGGAAAGTGAGTCGACGAAGAAGTTAAAGGATAAGCCTGTTTGTCAAAAGAAGCGCGGCTGTACCGCGTCCAAACAATTCTCGCAGGGGAAAATGCTGGGAAGAAGGAATAACGGAAATTCCCCGGCGCGTGTAAAGTGCCTAAATAGGACTGTTACGTCGAGTAAGTATGGTAAGGACGTAATTCGGTGCGACGGCAAGGCGTGTAGAAAAATGAGAAAGGATAAGCCAGTAGCGGGGAACAAAATGACAAGCGCGTTACGACGGCAGAAGCAATCGTCTTGCGAGCGAACAACAAACGATAGGAAGACGATCAATTCGAGTAAGAGAAGCTTGAAGGAGAACAGAAATCACTCCGGTCCAGTGACTAAAAGGTCTTCGCCAAAGAAGATTGTCGCACCGGTCACGCGGCGCGTattgaaggaaaataaaaatactaaaaagacGGCCATCACTTTCGAAACGAACGGCGTTGGTGTTCAAACCTTGATATCTTTGCCGGTTAGCGAAGCATTGAAAGCGGAAAAAGTTGAGAACGTGACCAACAAGTGCGACAAGGCGACACAGCCCATACACAATCATTGTCATAAAcaacatcatcatcatcatcatcacaaGCACAGGCGACGACTGTTGTTACCGCCTAAGAATCCGATACGCATCGATCCCTGTGTCATTCAAGAGTTGGAAAAACTGATCGACGAATTCTCAAAGTCCTGCAGCCTGGGGCGGAGCAACGCGAACGCCGCTTACTCTGAGTTGCCCCAAATTTTTCGCGTGAAAAAGTTGACGAAAAAAAGGAAAGGCGACGTTACCGCGACCGACGATCAGAAACTAAAAAGGCGTTCGAAGAAGGAGAAGATACTGTCCGGCACGGATTCGAAGAGCAATACAAACGCGAACGTAAATTCGAATTCGAACGAACAGAGGTTACCGCTTAAGAAAAGGCATTACCACGTGTCCAGCCCGCACAGCTCTCAGAGCTCGAACGGCAGTTGCACCGACGCGACCATCAATGAAACCAACTCCACTGAGAGTCATATAGAGGAAGCTATCGAGGCTACGATAACGAGGTACGGTGGTGGCAGTGGCAGTCTTGGTATTAATGTTGGCGTTGATGGTAGCGGTGGCTGTGACAAAGGAGAAGGCGATGGTGATGTCGATGACGATGGCGATTGtgatggcgatggcgatggcgatggcgatggtGATGCCGAAGCCGATGGAGATGGTGATGGCGATGACGATGGTGACGGTGACGCTGACGGTGCCGGCGGTGGTAGAGGTAGTTCCGCGTCTTCCAGCCAGGAGGACGCAGTCCCTGTTACTCCTAAGAAAAGGCACAGGGATTCCGAAAACGCGATACTCGGCAAATCGAGCGCAGCATGTTGCAACTTGGTGGAAGAAAAACCATTGAATCAAACGGAGGTACAGCCGCGCCGTAAGAAGAAGATCGTTAAGGATCTTCGGGTAACGGTCACAAAACTGTCTGCCGAAAGCCATGCCGGTTTGGAGAAAGCCGCTAAGACCGACAGAGTCGACAAGGGTGACGGTAAACCCGAAAAGCCGGAGAAATGTGCCAGCAATTCGAAAAACCCGAAAAGTCACGCGGACAAGAGTGGCAAGGTCGAGAAGGTAGCTGCGGAGAAATTAATAAAACCCGATAAGAATCAAACGGATAAGCTCGAGAAGAGCGAGGTTCCGTTGGAACACGGTCGCTTAGACAAGTATATAAAAGTCGATACAGGAGAGTTTCACGTGGCGGAAAGTTACGACGAAAACGAGGCGACGAACGAAAGCAAATTGACGGAAACTAATGTCGGCTCGAACGTACCTAATCCATTGAACTCTGCTGCCGTGTTGGTTTTGGCCAAGAAGAAAATGAGGCGACGGAAGGCCATCAATCGTACCGGCTTCCCGacgttgaagaaaaaaaagaagaggtcGTTGAACGTGAGCGAGCCGTCAACCGACCCACCCAAAGCAACATTGGCTACCGACGAAGCTGCGGACGACGTCGAAGGTCATACTTCGCCCAAGGAAGGAACCGAAGATCTTATGATGGACAGTAAAACGAGCGTGTTAAGGGCCGAGATAGGAGACACGTTGCCGTCCGAGTATATTAAGCATACTAACAACAATAGCATCGCGGAGAACCGAGTTCCGTCTAAGACAGCCAACTTAAGTCTCGAGCCTGATGCTGGAAATTTGGCGGGGCAGGAAAAGTCCTCCGGTCGGATCTGTTCGGAAGAGCGAGCGGAATCGCGTCCCTGTCAATTGAGAGTCCGAAAGGATCTGGTTGAATCGGAGAACGATAACGTATCGTCCAACAGATTCTGCCCGGTCAAGTGTGAAAGGGTTCAAGATTCCAGAATATACGACGAGAACGCGCCACTGGAGGAATCTCTGGAAAAATACGTTTCAAGTCAAAAGAGGGTCGCTGAactgaacgaagaagaaaacacGAAGAGGCTGGAACGGCCAGGCTGCCAGGCGAACATAAAAACTGAGCATTCTGGGTCTTTCAATGGGAATCAGAAAAAACGGCGAGGTTCGTCGAGTCCTTGCAGCCTTACTCCAAGAAACATGAAGCGTCTGCGTAGCGCCGGATACGATACGGAAAACGAAGCTTTGCCGAATACCGACATTGTTGGCAGCGACCACGAGGCTAGGACGCATTTCAATTCGACGCATACCAGGAAGAAGCAATCCAGATGGAAGAAACGTTATTTGCAAGGTGGCGCCTTACACGACTGCGAGCCAAAAACACGCGGAGGCGGAGGTGGCGATGGCGGAGCTGGAGGTAGAGGCGGTGGCAGTGGCGGTAGTACCGATAATGCACCCGGGAGGAGTAAGATCGGTTGTGAACCGAATGAATCCGCATCCGTGGCGGTCCTGTCCACTTCGTACCAGTGCGGCAAGTTTCTGCGACAAAGGAAAATGTCGTTTCAGTTGCCGTACGATTTGTGGTGGTTGCAGACCCAGTCTAGACTGCCCAGCAGAGAATCGGTACCGTCGTGGAATTATAA GAAAATTCGTACAAACGTTTATTACGACGTGAAGCCAACTACGCTGTACGAGGCGCAAGCGTGCGAATGCAAGCCGGAGAGTGGTTGCGGGGATGATTGCATCAATCGTATGGTCTTCAGCGAATGTTCCCCGCAACTTTGCCCCTGCGGCGATAAATGCGAGAATCAGAAGATTCAAAAGCACGAATGGGCGCCGGGGTTGCAGAAATTCATGACAGAGGATAAAGGTTGGGGAGTGAGAACGCAACAGTCGATCAAGTCAGGTGTTTTTATTCTCGAGTACGTCGGGGAGGTTGTGTCTGAAAGGGAGTTCAAATCCAGAATGGCAACCAG GTACGCCAACGATACGCATCACTATTGCTTACACCTAGACGGAGGTCTGGTGATCGATGGGCATCGTATGGGAGGTGACGGACGATTCGTAAATCATTCTTGCGAACCAAACTGCGAGATGCAAAAGTGGAGCGTACACGGTCTCCCGCGTATGGCGTTGTTCGCCTCGAGAGACATCAGGCCAGGCGAAGAGTTGACGTACGATTATAATTTCGCGCTATTCAACCCATCCGAAGGGCAGGAATGTAGGTGCGGCAGTAGCGGTTGCAGAGGTGTAATAG GTGGAAAGAGTCAAAGGGTTACGAAGACTATGGTATCTGTTCCGTCTCAATTGGAACCGACAGAGAGACGATCGGTCGGGAGACCAAGGAAAAACGTGCGGAAATCGAACGCGGTGCAGTCCGTAAACTCTAAAGGCATTTGCAAATCCCGTAAAATGGGCGACTCTAATTTGATTCATGCCCCGGTGCTGAAGCCAATGTCCCACCAGCAACGGTGCTTCGCTCAACAACACCATTGCTTCTTATTGAGGAATTTGGAGAAAGTGAGGCGGGTAAAATCTTTGGTGAACCAAGTACAGATACAGAACGGTAAATCGAAATTCGGTAGCACCGCGTGTGTAGTGAAGGAAAAAGGTGGTGCTGGTGATGCTAAGATTCAATCGGATGCGTTCTTCTCGCAATTGACTGCCCTGACAAACACGAATACTCGTACAGTGCGAACGCGACGGTTGGCACAAGCCCAAGACGACCCAGAAGTACATAGAACTGCGAAACTGGCCAAG GTGCTGAAAGATTTATACACCATCGTGGCAACTGCAAACGACGAGAACGGCCAATTGTTGTGCACGCCGTTTATAACGTTGCCTTCTAAAAGGAAATTGCCAGACTATTATGAGAAAATAGTGGACGTTATAGACTTGAGCACGATCGATCAGTGTATCGGAACGGGTCACTATAAAGCTGCCGAGCATTTCGATCACGATATGATTAGGCTTTTCGACAACAATGTCCGATTCTTTGGAAGAACATCGGAAGTGGGTATCGCTGCGGCCAGATTAAGAAAGTTGTACCTGGGAAGTAAGCCCGACTTTGTAGATGCGATAACGGATGCGACCGGCTGTCCTCCCTCTCAAGGGTTCTTACCTCCTCGAGGTTCGACCGCGGGAGAAGAAGATGTTATCAGGTGTATCTGTGGTTTGCACAG GGACGAGGGTTTGATGATACAATGCGAGCGCTGTCTCGTCTGGCAGCATTGTGACTGCGTTAAAGCCGATACGAGCGTAGAGTCTTATCTGTGCGAGAGATGTCAGCCGCGGCCAGTCGATTTGGAAATACCGTTAGAGGgtgacgaggaagaggagggaaAGAAACACTATGTCACTTTGATGCGCGGTGATCTTCAACTTAGACAGGGAGACACGGTATACGTGTTGAGAGACACGCCAGAGAAGCATACGTACAGAACCATTCAGAAGCCCGATTACGAGCAGATGGACATCTTTAGAATCGAAAGACTCTGGAAGAACACAGA AGGAGAAAGATTTGTGTTCGGTCATCACTACTTGAGACCCCATGAAACTTATCACGAGCCGACTAGAAAGTTTTACGAAAACGAAGTGGTGTGCGCGCCACTCTACGAAGCAGTTCCATGCGATCTAGTTGCGGAACGTTGTTGGGTTCTGGATCCTCATACGTACTGCAAAG GGCGACCAGTGGGTTCTACGCCAGAGCATACGTACGTGTGCGAGTATCGCGTTGACCGCGCTGCACGACTTTTTACAAAGGTTGCCAGAGCTAGGCATCAGGTGTGCACGAAGCCTTACGCATTCGAAACGTTCCCGCAACGCATTAAGCATTATCGAACTTATTTG